One Saccharopolyspora erythraea NRRL 2338 genomic region harbors:
- a CDS encoding roadblock/LC7 domain-containing protein has translation MSEKVGSDAELNWLLDDLVQRVVGAQYAVVLSSDGLLLAKSAELSVEDSEHLSAMASAFQSLAKETGRHFKGGKVRQTIVEMDHAFLFVTAAGSGACLAVLGEEEADVGMIAYEMNLLVVRVGNYLSSAPRGGEPVDLKQG, from the coding sequence ATGAGCGAGAAGGTCGGCTCAGACGCCGAGTTGAACTGGCTGTTGGACGACCTGGTCCAGCGGGTCGTCGGGGCGCAGTACGCCGTCGTGCTCTCCTCCGACGGACTGCTGCTGGCCAAGTCCGCTGAACTGTCGGTCGAGGACTCCGAGCACCTCTCCGCGATGGCCTCGGCCTTCCAGAGCCTGGCCAAGGAGACCGGCAGGCACTTCAAGGGCGGCAAGGTCCGCCAGACCATCGTCGAGATGGACCACGCGTTCCTGTTCGTCACCGCCGCCGGTAGCGGCGCCTGCCTGGCGGTGCTCGGCGAGGAGGAGGCCGACGTGGGCATGATCGCCTACGAGATGAACCTGCTCGTGGTACGCGTGGGCAACTACCTCAGCTCCGCGCCTCGCGGTGGCGAGCCGGTCGACCTCAAGCAGGGCTGA
- a CDS encoding DUF742 domain-containing protein encodes MAREDDVWLDEAAGPLVRPYAMTRGRTRPTSPELDMVTQVVTARRGSSDRSGLSVEHLDILEFCKRPLSIAEVASFLDVPLVVGKVLVGDLIERGDLIAGSASSRTAEMPNRKLLQAVLDGVRRL; translated from the coding sequence ATGGCTCGCGAGGACGACGTGTGGCTGGACGAGGCGGCGGGTCCGCTGGTCCGGCCCTATGCGATGACGCGGGGGCGGACCCGTCCGACAAGCCCCGAACTGGACATGGTCACGCAGGTCGTGACCGCCCGGCGCGGCAGCTCCGACCGCTCCGGCCTGTCGGTGGAACACCTGGACATCCTCGAGTTCTGCAAGCGGCCGCTGTCGATCGCCGAAGTGGCCTCCTTCCTCGACGTACCCCTCGTGGTGGGGAAGGTGCTGGTGGGCGACCTCATCGAGCGCGGCGACCTCATCGCGGGCTCGGCGTCGTCCAGGACCGCCGAGATGCCGAACCGAAAACTACTCCAGGCGGTGCTCGATGGTGTCCGCAGGCTCTGA
- a CDS encoding GTP-binding protein, whose protein sequence is MSETLTAPTAVKIVIAGGFGAGKTTMVGSVSEIVPLRTEEVLTEASAGVDDLAGIEQKSTTTVALDFGRITINPQLVLYLFGTPGQDRFWFMWNELARGAIGAVVIVDTRRIEASFPAIDFFENRGIPFIVTVNQFDGSIPYGAEEVRHALDIDDEVPVVVSDARNREAAKNALVELIEYSIRRLDEAEGEAGAGDGEPVDSEVPAAQ, encoded by the coding sequence ATGTCCGAGACGCTCACCGCACCGACAGCGGTGAAGATCGTCATCGCCGGCGGGTTCGGTGCGGGCAAGACGACGATGGTCGGATCGGTGAGCGAGATCGTGCCGCTGCGGACCGAGGAGGTGCTCACCGAGGCCAGCGCCGGGGTCGACGACCTGGCGGGCATCGAGCAGAAGAGCACCACCACCGTCGCGCTCGACTTCGGCCGCATCACGATCAACCCGCAGCTCGTGCTCTACCTGTTCGGCACGCCCGGGCAGGACCGGTTCTGGTTCATGTGGAACGAGCTCGCCCGCGGCGCGATCGGCGCGGTGGTGATCGTGGACACCCGGCGCATCGAGGCCAGCTTCCCGGCGATCGACTTCTTCGAGAACCGCGGGATCCCGTTCATCGTCACGGTGAACCAGTTCGACGGGTCGATCCCCTACGGGGCCGAGGAGGTCCGCCACGCCCTCGACATCGACGACGAGGTGCCGGTGGTGGTCTCCGACGCCCGCAACCGGGAGGCGGCCAAGAACGCGCTGGTCGAGCTGATCGAGTACTCGATCCGGCGGCTCGACGAGGCCGAGGGCGAGGCCGGCGCCGGTGACGGCGAGCCGGTCGACAGCGAGGTACCGGCCGCCCAGTAG
- a CDS encoding tryptophanase has translation MRELRPYVSAVVRPIPITTREERERELSRAGYNPFNIQADKVSIDFMSDSGTGALSIDQQAWAQRADERYAGAESFYRFRDSVADLVPYPHILPVHQGRAGERILFGALLKSGQISVSNTHFDTTRANVELLGCQALDLPCPQAADLDSDDPFKGDIDLEALERLLTGYAGGRVGQILMTITNNGGGGQPVSMANLRAVSELARRHGVPFMLDAARFAENAWLVTRREEGYENWTPREVARAAFELADGCVASLKKDGLSHVGGFIGLHDTELATRCEAHVIAGEGFRTYGGMTGHTMETLAQGLREVVEPSYLADREREAAFLAEQAHSAGVDTVRPSGLHAIYLNAGRLLPHLRPGDFPGHALGCQLYLEGGIRAVELGSLYLGGLDDDHALVSPAPYELVRLAIPRRVYDHSHLEYVGDVLASIAKEPERVPGYRITHAPELLRHFHLRLEPAARR, from the coding sequence ATGCGAGAACTCAGGCCTTACGTTTCGGCGGTCGTGCGCCCCATTCCGATCACCACCAGGGAAGAACGCGAGCGAGAACTGTCCCGCGCCGGGTACAACCCGTTCAACATCCAGGCCGACAAGGTCTCGATCGACTTCATGTCGGATTCCGGTACGGGCGCGCTTTCGATCGACCAGCAGGCCTGGGCGCAACGTGCCGACGAGAGGTACGCGGGCGCGGAGTCATTCTACCGTTTCCGGGATTCGGTGGCCGACCTGGTGCCCTACCCGCACATCCTGCCGGTCCACCAGGGACGCGCCGGTGAACGAATACTCTTCGGTGCACTGCTCAAGTCCGGCCAGATCAGCGTCAGCAACACGCATTTCGACACCACTCGGGCCAATGTGGAGCTGCTCGGCTGCCAGGCGCTGGACCTGCCGTGCCCGCAAGCCGCCGACCTGGACAGCGATGACCCGTTCAAGGGCGACATCGACCTGGAGGCGCTCGAGCGGCTGCTGACCGGCTACGCCGGCGGCCGGGTCGGCCAGATCCTGATGACCATCACCAACAACGGCGGCGGCGGTCAGCCGGTGTCGATGGCCAACCTGCGCGCGGTCAGCGAGCTCGCCCGCCGCCACGGCGTGCCGTTCATGCTCGACGCGGCGCGGTTCGCCGAGAACGCGTGGCTGGTGACCCGCCGGGAGGAGGGGTACGAGAACTGGACCCCGCGCGAGGTCGCCCGCGCAGCCTTCGAGCTCGCCGACGGGTGCGTGGCGAGCCTGAAGAAGGACGGGCTCTCCCACGTCGGCGGCTTCATCGGGTTGCACGACACCGAGCTGGCGACCCGCTGCGAGGCCCACGTCATCGCCGGGGAGGGCTTCCGGACCTACGGCGGGATGACCGGGCACACCATGGAAACCCTCGCCCAGGGCCTGCGGGAGGTGGTGGAGCCCAGCTACCTGGCCGACCGCGAGCGCGAGGCGGCCTTCCTCGCCGAGCAGGCCCACAGCGCGGGGGTCGACACCGTGCGGCCGTCCGGTCTGCACGCGATCTACCTCAACGCGGGCCGGCTGCTGCCGCACCTGCGGCCGGGCGACTTCCCGGGCCACGCGCTGGGCTGCCAGCTCTACCTGGAAGGCGGCATCCGGGCCGTCGAGCTCGGCTCGCTCTACCTCGGCGGGCTCGACGACGACCACGCCCTGGTCTCGCCCGCGCCCTACGAGCTGGTCCGGCTGGCCATCCCGCGCCGGGTCTACGACCACAGCCACCTGGAGTACGTCGGCGACGTGCTGGCATCGATCGCCAAGGAGCCGGAGCGGGTCCCGGGCTACCGGATCACCCACGCACCGGAGCTCCTGCGCCACTTCCACCTGCGCCTGGAGCCGGCCGCGCGCCGCTGA
- a CDS encoding tryptophan dimethylallyltransferase family protein: MLEIDENGPLETIDMLLGPAYFRPISEPPLWPSDVADDETPVELSFTLDDDAGPRMRILGEPLATNPGPTSNLHAALQLLGALSERYAPSLNRFDAVSDLFLPGEPQGKFSLWFSFIFAPDSREPTLKIYFNPNARGASQAHRLVAEALERLGFPGAFDCVSEYGLTRGNLDRLPFFSLDLEPGPRARVKVYIMHDDAQALDAQRAAEAVEGIDSEHIRRFCESLAGDVSTFSNRPLTTAYDFVEGDGARPSFHTLHLPIRDYVANDSIARQRLLQLLRDRGEDSTLAARAIESVSTRPLDAGPGLISYISLRSGPQQSGTTIYLSSEAYSYKPALAEFAR; encoded by the coding sequence GTGCTCGAGATCGACGAAAACGGTCCGCTCGAAACCATCGACATGCTACTCGGACCAGCCTACTTCAGGCCCATTTCGGAACCGCCGTTATGGCCGAGCGACGTCGCCGACGACGAAACGCCGGTCGAATTGTCGTTCACCCTCGACGACGATGCCGGTCCGCGAATGCGAATTCTCGGTGAACCGCTCGCGACCAACCCCGGCCCCACCAGCAACCTGCACGCCGCCCTGCAACTGCTGGGCGCGCTGAGCGAGCGCTACGCGCCCTCGCTCAACCGTTTCGACGCCGTATCCGACCTGTTTCTCCCCGGCGAACCGCAGGGCAAGTTCTCCCTGTGGTTCTCCTTCATCTTCGCGCCCGACTCGCGGGAGCCGACGCTGAAGATCTACTTCAACCCGAACGCGCGGGGGGCGTCCCAGGCGCACCGGCTGGTCGCCGAGGCACTGGAGCGGCTCGGGTTCCCCGGAGCGTTCGACTGCGTCTCCGAATACGGCCTCACCCGCGGAAACCTGGACCGGCTCCCGTTCTTCTCGCTCGACCTCGAACCCGGCCCGCGAGCCAGGGTGAAGGTCTACATCATGCACGACGACGCCCAGGCGCTGGACGCGCAACGGGCCGCCGAAGCCGTCGAGGGAATCGACTCCGAGCACATCCGGCGATTCTGCGAATCGCTTGCCGGTGACGTTTCCACTTTCTCGAACCGGCCGCTCACCACTGCGTACGACTTCGTCGAAGGCGACGGCGCACGCCCCAGCTTCCACACCCTGCACCTGCCGATCCGGGACTACGTGGCAAACGATTCGATCGCCCGCCAGCGACTTCTGCAACTCCTGCGGGACCGCGGGGAGGACTCGACGCTCGCGGCTCGCGCGATCGAATCCGTTTCCACCCGGCCCCTGGACGCCGGACCGGGACTGATCTCCTACATCTCCCTGCGCTCGGGACCTCAGCAAAGCGGCACCACGATCTATTTGTCATCGGAAGCCTACAGCTACAAACCGGCACTGGCCGAATTCGCCCGCTGA
- a CDS encoding TIGR02611 family protein, producing the protein MHALRERLHHRRESIRERPTLNATYRITLGAFGAVVLLAGIAMIPYPGPGWLVVFAGLGILATEFHWAHRVNLFAKRHYHRWADWLSRQHLATKLVVMGATGLIVLATLWLLGLFGTVGGWFDLHWPWLRSPLFGG; encoded by the coding sequence GTGCACGCCTTGCGGGAGCGGCTGCACCACCGCCGCGAGTCGATCCGGGAACGGCCCACGCTCAACGCGACCTACCGGATCACCCTCGGGGCCTTCGGCGCCGTCGTGCTCCTGGCGGGCATCGCGATGATCCCCTACCCCGGTCCCGGCTGGCTGGTGGTGTTCGCGGGACTGGGCATCCTGGCCACCGAGTTCCACTGGGCGCACCGGGTCAACCTCTTCGCCAAGCGCCACTACCACCGCTGGGCGGACTGGCTGTCGCGCCAGCACCTGGCGACCAAGCTCGTGGTCATGGGCGCCACCGGACTCATCGTGCTGGCCACCCTGTGGCTGCTCGGCCTGTTCGGCACCGTCGGCGGGTGGTTCGACCTGCACTGGCCTTGGTTGCGCTCCCCCCTGTTCGGCGGCTGA
- a CDS encoding SsgA family sporulation/cell division regulator, translated as MRNDHVTLRSTAVFDLLAPQTPAVPVQVELRYDTRDPYAVVAAFRTGRAGWVEWVFARDLLADGLIAHAGVGDVTIRPAVDDPEVVVIELSSPSGHAVFEASAQELADFLDRTYDVVVPGNENLWVNVDDALTRLLPHDLS; from the coding sequence ATGCGTAACGATCACGTGACACTCCGTTCAACGGCGGTGTTCGATCTGCTGGCCCCGCAGACGCCGGCCGTGCCGGTGCAGGTCGAGCTGCGCTACGACACTCGTGACCCCTACGCCGTGGTGGCCGCGTTCCGCACCGGCCGCGCGGGGTGGGTCGAATGGGTCTTCGCGCGCGATCTGCTGGCCGACGGCCTCATCGCGCACGCGGGCGTGGGCGATGTGACCATCCGCCCCGCGGTCGACGACCCCGAGGTCGTGGTGATCGAGCTGAGCTCCCCCTCCGGGCACGCCGTGTTCGAGGCTTCGGCGCAGGAGCTGGCCGACTTCCTGGACCGCACCTACGACGTGGTGGTCCCCGGCAACGAGAACCTGTGGGTCAACGTCGACGACGCGCTCACCCGCCTGTTGCCGCACGACCTGTCCTGA
- a CDS encoding aldo/keto reductase — translation MTSIATRALNDGRKIPVMGLGTYPMDDAEAERGVSGALEIGYRLIDTAANYGNETGTGRGVTGSGVPREEVVVTTKLPGRHHGHDETLASFEESRRRLGLDHVDLYLIHWPLPRVDKYVDSWKAMIELREKGVVGSIGVSNFTPEHVERLERETGVLPAINQVELHPAFPQDELRAYHADKGIVTESWSPLGRGALLDDPAITEIARAHDVTPAQVVLRWHLQLGALPIAKSADPRRRRLNLDVFGFELGEDEMTAVADRPHRRIGGDPDSHEEF, via the coding sequence GTGACCAGCATCGCGACCCGCGCGCTCAACGACGGCCGGAAGATCCCGGTCATGGGGCTCGGGACCTACCCGATGGACGACGCCGAGGCCGAACGGGGCGTGAGCGGCGCGCTCGAGATCGGGTACCGCCTGATCGACACCGCCGCCAACTACGGCAACGAGACCGGCACCGGGCGCGGCGTGACCGGCAGCGGCGTGCCCCGGGAGGAGGTCGTCGTCACGACCAAGCTGCCGGGCCGCCACCACGGCCACGACGAGACCCTCGCCTCCTTCGAGGAGTCGCGGCGCCGGCTGGGCCTGGACCACGTGGACCTCTACCTCATCCACTGGCCGCTGCCCCGCGTCGACAAGTACGTGGACTCGTGGAAGGCCATGATCGAGCTGCGCGAGAAGGGCGTGGTCGGCTCGATCGGCGTCTCCAACTTCACGCCCGAGCACGTCGAGCGCCTGGAGCGGGAGACGGGCGTGCTGCCCGCGATCAACCAGGTCGAGCTGCACCCTGCCTTCCCGCAGGACGAGCTGCGCGCCTACCACGCGGACAAGGGCATCGTCACCGAGAGCTGGAGCCCGCTGGGCCGCGGCGCCCTGCTCGACGACCCCGCCATCACCGAGATCGCCCGCGCGCACGACGTCACGCCCGCGCAGGTGGTGCTGCGCTGGCACCTCCAGCTCGGCGCCCTGCCCATCGCGAAGTCGGCGGACCCGCGTCGCCGGCGGCTGAACCTGGACGTCTTCGGCTTCGAGCTCGGCGAGGACGAGATGACCGCTGTCGCCGACCGCCCGCACCGGCGCATCGGAGGCGACCCGGACAGCCACGAGGAGTTCTGA
- a CDS encoding zinc-binding dehydrogenase, with amino-acid sequence MSGGEVLVRVRMATICGSDLHTIAGHRSTPVPTVLGHEVVGTVVETGGEVRSHAGEVLAPGDRVTWTIGTACGTCARCRGGVPQKCVAVRKYGHEAVTDRWALNGGFATHCHLLAGTGIVRVPEAMPDEVATPANCATATVVCAARRARLAAGDVVVVLGCGMLGLTAVAYARDRGAVAVVACDLDEARREAAREFGADAVCAPAELAEVLDDVSAGGGADVVFEVSGNASAVRSAFGLVGIDGRIALVGSVSPSPEVHFEPSGFVRNLSTLVGSHNYGVGDLAEAVAFLDRVAGRRPFAGLVPVSYPLADYERAIADARGHAAPRVAITTGP; translated from the coding sequence CTGTCCGGCGGTGAGGTCCTCGTGCGGGTGCGGATGGCGACCATCTGCGGGAGCGACCTGCACACGATCGCGGGCCACCGGAGCACGCCCGTGCCGACGGTCCTCGGACACGAGGTGGTCGGGACCGTGGTCGAGACCGGCGGGGAGGTCCGTTCGCACGCCGGTGAGGTGCTGGCGCCCGGCGACCGGGTGACGTGGACGATCGGCACGGCCTGCGGGACGTGCGCGCGCTGCCGCGGGGGCGTGCCGCAGAAGTGCGTCGCGGTCCGCAAGTACGGCCATGAGGCCGTGACCGACCGGTGGGCGCTCAACGGCGGTTTCGCCACGCACTGCCACCTGCTGGCGGGCACCGGGATCGTGCGGGTGCCCGAGGCGATGCCCGACGAGGTGGCCACGCCCGCGAACTGCGCCACCGCCACCGTCGTGTGCGCGGCCCGGCGGGCCCGGCTGGCGGCGGGGGACGTCGTGGTCGTGCTCGGCTGCGGGATGCTCGGTCTGACCGCGGTGGCGTATGCCAGGGACCGCGGCGCGGTCGCGGTCGTCGCCTGCGACCTCGACGAGGCGCGCCGGGAGGCGGCGCGGGAGTTCGGCGCGGACGCGGTGTGCGCCCCGGCCGAGCTTGCCGAGGTGCTCGACGACGTGTCGGCGGGCGGTGGTGCGGACGTGGTGTTCGAGGTCTCCGGCAACGCCTCGGCGGTGCGGTCGGCCTTCGGGCTCGTCGGCATCGACGGACGCATCGCCCTGGTGGGTTCGGTGTCGCCGTCTCCCGAGGTCCACTTCGAACCGAGCGGCTTCGTGCGCAACCTGTCCACGTTGGTCGGCAGCCACAACTACGGCGTCGGCGACCTCGCCGAGGCGGTCGCGTTCCTGGACCGGGTCGCCGGCCGGCGGCCCTTCGCGGGGCTGGTGCCGGTGAGCTACCCGCTCGCCGACTACGAGCGCGCCATCGCCGACGCGCGCGGCCACGCGGCCCCGCGCGTGGCCATCACGACCGGACCGTGA
- a CDS encoding cold-shock protein has translation MQTGRVVRFDEVRGYGFVAPDQGGEDVFVHANDIRADKHLFRPGLRVAFEVEDGERGLKASDVHIVEQPGAADAPQPPRAEHDDDALCDVLSAARFRTELTEALIEAAPTLTGAQITQVRERVIELGRAHNWIEA, from the coding sequence GTGCAGACCGGCAGGGTGGTGCGGTTCGACGAGGTCCGCGGCTACGGGTTCGTGGCTCCCGACCAGGGCGGTGAGGACGTGTTCGTCCACGCCAACGACATCCGCGCCGACAAGCACCTCTTCCGGCCCGGCCTCCGGGTCGCCTTCGAGGTGGAGGACGGCGAGCGCGGGCTGAAGGCCTCCGACGTCCACATCGTCGAGCAGCCCGGTGCTGCCGACGCGCCCCAGCCCCCGCGCGCTGAGCACGACGACGACGCCCTGTGCGACGTGCTGTCGGCCGCGCGCTTCCGCACCGAGCTGACCGAGGCGCTCATCGAGGCGGCCCCCACCCTGACCGGCGCCCAGATCACGCAGGTCCGGGAACGCGTGATCGAGCTCGGCCGCGCCCACAACTGGATCGAGGCGTGA
- a CDS encoding helix-turn-helix domain-containing GNAT family N-acetyltransferase: MPRTSDPAPLGEDTAAACAERFACLADPTRVRLLHRVAVAGSPVAVGELAQELGISESTCSEHLRGLAEGGFVLLDAACAAVKDPHVLWAALVPEKPRGWSPRVDDDVVVRALRPSDWPGVRRIYAEGIETGNATFETEVPDHGTLEAKWLPGHRWVAEAGGRIAGWGAATAVSSRPCYSGVVETSVYVGADARGRGVGNALLRKQIEAADADGLWTLQTAIFPENVASLALHRAAGFRTVGVRERIARHHGVWRDTVILERRRPGDDAV, translated from the coding sequence ATGCCGAGAACTTCCGATCCCGCACCGCTGGGCGAGGACACCGCCGCCGCCTGTGCGGAGCGGTTCGCGTGCCTGGCCGACCCCACCCGGGTCCGCCTGCTGCACCGCGTGGCCGTCGCGGGCAGCCCCGTCGCAGTCGGCGAGCTGGCCCAGGAGTTGGGCATCAGCGAGTCCACCTGCTCCGAGCACCTGCGCGGCCTCGCCGAAGGCGGGTTCGTGCTGCTGGACGCCGCGTGCGCCGCCGTGAAGGACCCGCACGTCCTCTGGGCTGCCCTGGTGCCCGAGAAGCCTCGCGGCTGGTCGCCTCGGGTGGACGACGACGTCGTGGTCCGGGCGTTGCGCCCCTCCGACTGGCCCGGCGTGCGGCGGATCTACGCCGAGGGCATCGAGACCGGCAACGCAACCTTCGAGACCGAGGTCCCCGACCACGGGACGCTGGAGGCCAAGTGGCTGCCCGGGCACCGCTGGGTCGCCGAGGCGGGCGGACGGATCGCCGGCTGGGGCGCGGCGACGGCGGTGTCCTCGCGGCCGTGCTACTCCGGCGTCGTGGAGACCTCCGTCTACGTGGGTGCCGACGCTCGCGGCCGGGGTGTGGGCAACGCCCTGCTGCGCAAGCAGATCGAGGCCGCGGACGCCGACGGGTTGTGGACGCTGCAGACCGCGATCTTCCCGGAGAACGTGGCCAGTCTCGCGCTGCACCGCGCGGCGGGATTCCGCACGGTCGGCGTCCGGGAGCGGATCGCGCGGCACCACGGCGTGTGGCGCGACACCGTGATCCTGGAACGCAGACGACCCGGCGACGACGCGGTCTGA
- a CDS encoding intradiol ring-cleavage dioxygenase — MGHDHEGQRVSRRTVFAGIGSVGLGTLLAACGGGGSTTVTTSTGESVTPQATTSSDMAGLFEGANTCTLTADTTQGPYYFDADKIRSDIREDRRGSRLRLAIKVQDSETCRPLSNAVVEIWHCDAAGLYSGAEAQSTGGGQPGGGGQPGGPPPEGSAPPSGAMPPGAGGGDMADLVPTDDKRYLRGAQVTNADGIVEFTTIWPGWYRGRTVHIHAMVHVSNSRVLTTQVMFDEALNARVFAGQPYAAHTGRDTFNDNDDIFEESMLLKVTEEGDGYLGVIVFSADSDKDGR, encoded by the coding sequence ATGGGACACGACCACGAGGGGCAGCGGGTCAGCCGCAGGACGGTCTTCGCCGGGATCGGTTCGGTGGGGCTGGGAACGCTGCTGGCGGCGTGCGGCGGTGGTGGCAGTACGACCGTCACCACGTCCACCGGCGAGTCCGTCACCCCGCAGGCGACCACGAGCTCGGACATGGCCGGTCTGTTCGAGGGGGCGAACACCTGCACCCTGACCGCGGACACCACCCAGGGGCCGTACTACTTCGACGCCGACAAGATTCGCAGTGACATCCGCGAGGACCGTCGGGGCAGCCGGCTGCGGCTGGCGATCAAGGTGCAGGACAGCGAAACCTGCCGGCCGTTGAGCAACGCCGTCGTCGAGATCTGGCACTGCGACGCGGCGGGCCTCTACTCAGGCGCCGAAGCGCAGTCGACCGGCGGTGGGCAACCGGGCGGCGGTGGGCAACCGGGCGGTCCGCCGCCGGAGGGCAGCGCACCGCCCAGCGGCGCCATGCCGCCCGGAGCGGGCGGCGGTGACATGGCCGACCTGGTGCCCACCGACGACAAGCGCTACCTGCGCGGCGCGCAGGTCACCAACGCCGACGGCATCGTCGAGTTCACCACGATCTGGCCGGGCTGGTACCGCGGGCGCACGGTGCACATCCACGCGATGGTGCACGTCAGCAACTCCCGGGTGCTGACGACCCAGGTGATGTTCGACGAGGCGCTGAACGCGCGGGTGTTCGCCGGGCAGCCGTACGCGGCGCACACCGGCCGGGACACGTTCAACGACAACGACGACATCTTCGAGGAGAGCATGCTGCTGAAGGTCACCGAGGAGGGCGACGGGTACCTCGGCGTCATCGTGTTCTCCGCCGACTCGGACAAGGACGGCCGGTAA
- a CDS encoding 1-aminocyclopropane-1-carboxylate deaminase/D-cysteine desulfhydrase, translated as MTSAEPGLRLLLPSPETEVADERLADRGVRLVLKREDLIHPELPGNKWRKLKYNLREARRTGHDTLLTFGGAYSNHIRAVAAAGRHFGFRTIGVIRGEEHRPLNDSLAFARSCGMTLTYLDRATYRDKHTPEVEAALRDRFGRFYLLPEGGSNALAVRGCAEVPAEIQTGFDVVCCACGTGGTLAGIAGGLAPGRRAIGFPALRGAVFLHDEVARLQRDGLGEVTGNWALALDFHFGGFARRTAELDEFIRDFHRRHAIELDFVYVAKMLFGVFALAERGEFAPGTTVVAVVTG; from the coding sequence GTGACGTCTGCGGAACCCGGGCTCCGGCTGCTCCTCCCGTCGCCGGAGACCGAGGTGGCCGACGAGCGGTTGGCCGACCGCGGCGTGCGGCTCGTCCTCAAGCGCGAGGACCTGATCCATCCCGAACTGCCGGGCAACAAGTGGCGCAAGCTCAAGTACAACCTGCGGGAAGCACGGCGCACAGGCCACGACACCCTGCTGACCTTCGGCGGGGCGTACTCGAACCACATCCGCGCGGTGGCCGCGGCCGGGCGGCACTTCGGGTTCCGGACCATCGGCGTGATCCGCGGGGAGGAGCACCGCCCGCTCAACGACTCGCTGGCCTTCGCGCGCTCCTGCGGCATGACGCTGACTTACCTCGACCGCGCGACGTACCGGGACAAGCACACACCTGAGGTCGAAGCGGCGCTGCGCGATCGGTTCGGACGGTTCTACCTCCTGCCGGAGGGCGGCAGCAACGCGCTCGCCGTGCGGGGCTGCGCCGAGGTCCCGGCGGAGATCCAGACCGGCTTCGACGTCGTCTGCTGCGCCTGCGGAACCGGGGGCACGCTGGCCGGGATCGCCGGCGGCCTCGCACCCGGCAGGCGCGCCATCGGGTTCCCCGCCCTCAGAGGAGCCGTCTTCCTGCACGACGAGGTTGCCCGCTTGCAGCGCGACGGCCTCGGCGAGGTCACCGGCAACTGGGCGCTCGCCCTGGACTTCCACTTCGGCGGTTTCGCGAGGAGGACCGCGGAACTCGACGAGTTCATCCGGGACTTCCACCGCCGCCACGCCATCGAGCTGGACTTCGTCTACGTGGCCAAGATGCTCTTCGGCGTCTTCGCGCTGGCCGAGCGCGGCGAGTTCGCCCCGGGCACCACCGTCGTCGCCGTCGTGACGGGGTGA
- a CDS encoding dihydrodipicolinate synthase gives MDRLLAGFHLPLVALRDETPGFAVSLVKAGARLRGQKVGGVRPPLGEPTADQLGRLERVVADGLALVRETG, from the coding sequence GTGGACCGGCTGCTCGCGGGTTTCCACCTGCCGCTGGTGGCGTTGCGCGACGAGACTCCCGGGTTCGCGGTGTCGCTGGTCAAGGCGGGTGCGCGGCTGCGCGGGCAGAAGGTCGGCGGCGTCCGGCCGCCGCTGGGCGAGCCGACCGCCGACCAGCTCGGCAGGCTGGAGCGGGTCGTCGCCGACGGCCTGGCACTGGTGCGGGAGACCGGATGA
- a CDS encoding polysaccharide lyase yields MKARGEELDVFYGKGSSPPSCDNCPSEGGGQFYTDFRSIGRDDLADARTLHLSYRVRFPSDWDFGAKGGKLPGLYGGPPGHSSGGEHGDAWSTRYMWRVRGGESQATVYVYDPSQGGGYGEDVGLGAWSWQADGGWHTVEQAVDRDSGTITVFYDDREVMREQGIHQISGIPFSGIFFSTFFGGHDTSWGPGRDVHAQFRDFRVSEDELH; encoded by the coding sequence ATGAAGGCCCGGGGAGAAGAACTGGACGTGTTCTACGGCAAGGGATCCTCCCCGCCGTCGTGCGACAACTGCCCCAGCGAGGGCGGTGGCCAGTTCTACACCGACTTCCGCTCCATCGGGCGCGACGACCTCGCCGACGCCCGGACCCTGCACCTGAGCTACCGGGTCAGGTTCCCGTCGGACTGGGACTTCGGCGCCAAGGGCGGGAAGCTGCCCGGCCTCTACGGCGGCCCGCCAGGGCACTCCAGCGGCGGCGAGCACGGCGACGCCTGGTCGACCCGGTACATGTGGCGCGTCCGCGGCGGTGAATCCCAGGCCACCGTCTACGTCTACGACCCGTCGCAGGGCGGCGGCTACGGCGAGGACGTCGGCCTGGGCGCGTGGTCGTGGCAGGCCGACGGCGGCTGGCACACCGTCGAGCAGGCGGTCGACCGCGACAGCGGCACGATCACCGTCTTCTACGACGACCGGGAAGTGATGCGGGAGCAGGGAATCCACCAGATATCGGGGATTCCGTTCTCCGGCATCTTCTTCTCGACGTTCTTCGGCGGCCACGACACCTCGTGGGGCCCGGGCCGGGACGTGCACGCCCAGTTCCGCGACTTCCGGGTGAGCGAGGACGAACTCCACTGA